From the Thermovirga lienii DSM 17291 genome, one window contains:
- a CDS encoding Integrase catalytic region (PFAM: Integrase core domain~InterPro IPR001584~KEGG: adg:Adeg_1238 integrase catalytic region~PFAM: Integrase catalytic region~SPTR: Integrase catalytic region): MTSLYQRLKESGNPKAPMEVICDLIEKGKTAKEIANIMGITERWVRTLMKRKKDGLSAKELLHKKGPRSPHPKRTKPHIEALVIETQQKTNMGPRRLARELKRTLNLNISSYTIRNILRRNNVKTKKVRSRNGNKRYYANLNHWEALQYFQIDSKHIADAKTLPPKAYAALFKYRLPKYQFTAIDIKTRMRILCFSDECSFANGFSFILYIAFLMRALGIRHRMFFQTDNGSEFGGSEESRKRKILQEKFLEPLGVTLLSIPKGEKEAQGFVERSHRTDDEEFYIPALPHITSRKVFMTSAASWVKYYNQKRSHGGRDMNGKTPKEKIFELSLVSSKAATSIPPILLDKVNTFILKMVGAQNISWDSHHLLQLIKRKQFVAPYSTLLCRFHS, translated from the coding sequence ATGACTTCATTATACCAGCGACTAAAGGAATCAGGGAATCCCAAAGCCCCTATGGAAGTTATATGCGACTTGATAGAAAAAGGTAAAACAGCCAAAGAAATAGCTAACATCATGGGAATTACTGAAAGATGGGTTAGAACATTGATGAAACGGAAAAAAGATGGCCTATCTGCCAAAGAATTATTGCACAAAAAAGGTCCCAGATCCCCTCATCCAAAAAGAACTAAACCTCACATCGAAGCTTTGGTTATTGAAACTCAACAGAAAACCAACATGGGTCCTAGAAGACTTGCAAGAGAGCTGAAAAGAACCCTCAATCTGAATATATCTTCCTACACCATCAGAAACATCTTACGCAGAAACAACGTTAAAACTAAAAAAGTACGTTCTAGAAACGGAAATAAACGCTACTATGCCAACCTAAACCACTGGGAAGCCCTACAATACTTCCAGATCGATTCAAAACATATAGCAGACGCAAAGACTCTCCCACCAAAAGCATATGCTGCCCTGTTTAAATACAGGCTTCCCAAATACCAATTTACCGCTATCGATATCAAAACAAGAATGAGAATCTTATGCTTCTCCGATGAATGCTCTTTCGCAAATGGCTTCTCCTTCATACTTTACATCGCCTTCCTCATGCGGGCTTTGGGCATCAGACATAGAATGTTCTTCCAAACTGACAACGGGAGCGAATTCGGCGGATCTGAAGAAAGCAGAAAAAGAAAAATATTGCAGGAAAAATTCCTAGAACCCTTAGGCGTTACTCTCCTCTCCATACCAAAAGGAGAAAAAGAAGCCCAAGGTTTTGTGGAACGAAGTCATCGCACCGATGATGAGGAATTCTACATACCTGCACTACCTCACATAACATCCCGAAAGGTCTTTATGACTTCTGCCGCAAGCTGGGTAAAATATTACAATCAAAAACGATCTCATGGAGGCAGAGATATGAACGGGAAAACTCCAAAGGAAAAAATATTTGAACTCTCACTAGTCAGTTCTAAAGCCGCTACTTCCATACCCCCTATACTCTTGGACAAAGTAAACACCTTTATACTAAAAATGGTGGGAGCTCAAAACATCTCCTGGGACTCCCACCATCTCCTTCAACTAATTAAACGGAAGCAATTTGTGGCCCCTTACAGTACTTTGCTATGCCGCTTTCACTCATAA
- a CDS encoding NAD/NADP octopine/nopaline dehydrogenase (PFAM: NAD/NADP octopine/nopaline dehydrogenase, alpha-helical domain~InterPro IPR003421~KEGG: aco:Amico_1250 NAD/NADP octopine/nopaline dehydrogenase~PFAM: NAD/NADP octopine/nopaline dehydrogenase~SPTR: NAD/NADP octopine/nopaline dehydrogenase), with the protein MINDIQEYFPIPLRAAKNVLEIGFSNMNMIVHPTTVLLNAGRIESTGGDFRFYTDGVTPSVGKLQELMDKERLQIARAYGLNLLSAIEWIKTAYPVEGESIYELLAKNPVYAGHGSDAPKEIRHRYLTEDIPNLLVPLADFAETANVETPIIDSIITLCSALLDEPFKETGRNLKKLGLDGLEVKDLIRYIEKGY; encoded by the coding sequence ATGATTAACGATATACAGGAGTACTTCCCTATACCCCTCAGGGCTGCAAAAAACGTACTGGAGATAGGCTTCTCAAACATGAACATGATAGTCCACCCAACCACCGTGCTGCTTAACGCTGGAAGGATAGAGTCCACTGGCGGCGATTTCCGATTTTATACCGATGGAGTTACGCCCTCCGTTGGCAAGCTTCAAGAGCTCATGGATAAAGAGAGGCTGCAGATAGCAAGAGCTTATGGACTTAACCTCCTTTCTGCGATTGAGTGGATAAAAACAGCTTACCCTGTTGAAGGAGAAAGCATATATGAACTTCTAGCTAAAAATCCCGTATACGCAGGACACGGCTCCGACGCCCCTAAAGAAATTAGACATAGGTACCTCACAGAAGACATACCTAACTTGCTGGTGCCGCTAGCCGACTTTGCAGAAACCGCCAACGTAGAGACTCCCATAATAGACAGCATCATAACCTTATGCTCAGCCCTACTGGACGAACCATTCAAAGAAACGGGAAGGAATCTTAAAAAATTGGGCCTTGACGGATTGGAGGTGAAAGACCTGATACGGTACATCGAAAAGGGTTACTAA
- a CDS encoding Extracellular solute-binding protein, family 7 (PFAM: Bacterial extracellular solute-binding protein, family 7~COGs: COG1638 TRAP-type C4-dicarboxylate transport system periplasmic component~InterPro IPR018389~KEGG: dps:DP0483 DctP (periplasmic C4-dicarboxylate binding protein)~PFAM: Extracellular solute-binding protein, family 7~SPTR: Probable DctP (Periplasmic C4-dicarboxylate binding protein)) has protein sequence MRKAIWLIVALAFILGASAGAALAAPKYVWKLSHVRPQGTTIDKDVHWFADKVFEDSKGQIKIEIYPASQLGDYTVVHERISVGAIEMACQPPGVAADRRIQILNLPYMVATWEQAKKVYASGSPLMNTAAELFAKQDIKYLAAYPVYFGGIALNVEPVAPGDPDVKKGIKVRVPPLKSFQLLANAMGYQATPIPFSEAFTAIQTGIVDGIIGSGAEGYYANFRDVIKYYIPANTHFEQWYLYMNMEAFNKLPKDLQEVVLNAAKEFEARRMVQAEKDQAANEQRLADYGITIVPLSDEELNNIAKKVRAEVWPEIKKDLGEEWADSVLKNIVE, from the coding sequence ATGAGAAAAGCCATATGGTTAATTGTAGCACTGGCCTTTATCCTCGGGGCCTCAGCAGGAGCGGCTCTGGCAGCGCCTAAGTACGTGTGGAAACTATCCCACGTTCGCCCACAGGGAACAACTATTGACAAAGATGTACATTGGTTCGCTGATAAGGTCTTTGAAGATTCAAAAGGTCAAATTAAGATAGAAATATACCCCGCCAGCCAATTGGGTGACTACACCGTCGTTCACGAAAGGATAAGCGTCGGCGCCATAGAGATGGCCTGCCAGCCTCCTGGAGTTGCAGCCGATAGGAGAATCCAGATATTGAATCTACCCTATATGGTTGCGACATGGGAGCAGGCAAAGAAAGTTTACGCCTCTGGAAGCCCTCTTATGAACACTGCTGCAGAGCTTTTCGCAAAGCAGGACATAAAGTATCTTGCCGCTTATCCCGTTTACTTTGGCGGCATCGCCCTCAATGTTGAGCCAGTAGCGCCCGGAGATCCCGACGTTAAGAAAGGCATAAAGGTTCGTGTTCCTCCACTCAAATCCTTCCAGCTTCTGGCCAACGCCATGGGATACCAGGCTACGCCTATACCCTTCTCCGAAGCGTTCACTGCTATCCAGACCGGCATAGTGGATGGAATAATCGGCTCCGGTGCTGAAGGATACTACGCCAACTTCAGAGACGTAATAAAATACTACATACCTGCTAACACCCACTTTGAACAGTGGTATCTGTACATGAACATGGAAGCATTCAACAAACTCCCCAAGGATCTACAGGAAGTAGTGCTCAACGCCGCTAAAGAATTTGAAGCCAGAAGAATGGTACAGGCTGAAAAGGATCAGGCCGCCAACGAGCAGCGCCTAGCAGACTACGGCATCACCATAGTTCCCCTCTCTGACGAGGAATTGAACAACATCGCAAAGAAAGTAAGAGCCGAAGTGTGGCCCGAGATAAAGAAGGACCTCGGCGAGGAGTGGGCTGACAGCGTTCTCAAAAATATCGTCGAGTAA
- a CDS encoding NAD/NADP octopine/nopaline dehydrogenase (PFAM: NAD/NADP octopine/nopaline dehydrogenase, alpha-helical domain; NAD-dependent glycerol-3-phosphate dehydrogenase N-terminus~InterPro IPR011128: IPR003421~KEGG: aco:Amico_1250 NAD/NADP octopine/nopaline dehydrogenase~PFAM: NAD/NADP octopine/nopaline dehydrogenase; NAD-dependent glycerol-3-phosphate dehydrogenase domain protein~SPTR: Putative NAD/nadp octopine/nopaline dehydrogenase), translating to MKFAVLGSGNGARAWCAQIAAKNYPVIMWEPLEETEDFKKIREEKEMFLEGDINVGGKLLGATMDIAEAVKGASFILVIVPSFAHEPIFKKMIPYLEDGQNIVIVPGNFGGLRLRKMMKEAGIEKNITISETASMPYACRIDTYNKVMVYKKKFSMKMGTSPSSKNEEILAVMNDIFDGYVKYLPAENLLEVDFDNINYTLHPFPVLLNYGEIEKNGKTFRHYIDGITPIISEKMHKLDEERIMAGKALGLNLQDCLSQLKMYYGDNDAKTIYEYVNSDESPYKDLVGQSVYGRYLTEDVPGVIVPILLLAQKAGLELPVAELVVKLASFLHDKDYLATGTTLETLGIEDLSIPEIINLTS from the coding sequence TTGAAGTTCGCCGTTTTAGGTAGTGGAAATGGAGCAAGAGCATGGTGTGCCCAGATTGCAGCGAAAAATTACCCCGTAATAATGTGGGAGCCCCTGGAGGAAACTGAGGATTTCAAAAAAATAAGAGAAGAAAAGGAAATGTTCCTCGAAGGCGATATAAATGTTGGTGGTAAACTCCTCGGAGCCACCATGGACATTGCCGAAGCAGTGAAAGGAGCTTCCTTCATTCTGGTGATAGTTCCTTCGTTTGCCCATGAGCCTATTTTCAAGAAAATGATCCCCTATTTGGAGGACGGCCAAAACATAGTAATCGTTCCAGGTAACTTCGGCGGCCTAAGGCTCAGGAAGATGATGAAAGAGGCCGGTATAGAAAAGAATATAACCATTTCTGAGACCGCCTCCATGCCCTATGCTTGCAGGATAGACACATACAACAAGGTAATGGTTTACAAGAAGAAGTTCTCCATGAAGATGGGGACCTCACCAAGCAGCAAGAACGAAGAGATCCTCGCAGTGATGAACGACATATTTGATGGATATGTAAAATACCTACCTGCTGAAAACCTGTTGGAGGTGGATTTCGACAACATTAACTACACCCTGCACCCCTTCCCCGTCCTACTTAACTACGGAGAAATAGAGAAGAACGGAAAAACCTTCCGCCATTACATTGACGGCATCACTCCAATCATCTCCGAAAAAATGCACAAGCTGGACGAAGAAAGAATAATGGCAGGTAAGGCCTTAGGTCTCAACCTTCAGGATTGTCTTTCTCAACTTAAGATGTACTACGGAGACAACGATGCAAAGACCATATATGAATACGTAAACAGTGACGAATCCCCTTACAAGGACCTGGTAGGACAAAGCGTATACGGCAGATACCTAACAGAGGACGTGCCTGGGGTCATAGTTCCAATACTGCTTTTGGCCCAAAAAGCCGGGTTAGAACTTCCTGTGGCAGAGCTAGTTGTTAAACTTGCATCTTTCCTCCACGACAAAGATTACCTTGCTACTGGAACCACATTGGAGACCTTGGGCATAGAGGATCTTTCTATCCCTGAGATAATAAACCTGACCTCATAA
- a CDS encoding Cys/Met metabolism pyridoxal-phosphate-dependent protein (PFAM: Cys/Met metabolism PLP-dependent enzyme~COGs: COG0626 Cystathionine beta-lyase/cystathionine gamma-synthase~InterPro IPR000277~KEGG: gtn:GTNG_2270 cystathionine gamma-synthase~PFAM: Cys/Met metabolism pyridoxal-phosphate-dependent protein~SPTR: Cystathionine gamma-synthase): MKREQSWDMGTLSVWGGEKQTANGEPTQVPVVHSVSFGYQDVDEWLKAALGLREGHIYSRNTNPTVEILEEKIRILEGAEKATSFSTGMGAISGLLFGLLTKGQRVVSIRDTYGGTSKIFMEFFPKAGLEAVLCPTTDFERIEEEIEKGCDLLYLETPTNPTMKIVDIKRLSEKAKAKGAIVACDNTFATPINQNPLLLGTDLVVHSATKYLGGHADALGGLVCGKKELIDKIFHYKEITGATLHPMSAYLILRGMKTLELRVKRQNENAMAIAKFLEKHPKVEKVFYPGLESHEGYEIAKRQMKGYGGMLSFTLIGDSFETVKRFLPKLKLAHKAANLGAVETIAGVPATTSHVECTAEERKSLGIPETLIRYSVGIENSEDLIADLDSALKEV; encoded by the coding sequence ATGAAAAGGGAGCAATCTTGGGACATGGGCACCCTGTCCGTATGGGGGGGAGAAAAACAGACGGCAAATGGAGAACCAACTCAGGTACCAGTAGTGCACAGCGTTTCCTTTGGCTACCAAGACGTAGACGAATGGTTAAAGGCAGCTTTAGGTTTAAGGGAGGGGCACATATACAGCAGGAACACAAATCCAACGGTGGAAATTCTGGAGGAGAAAATACGAATCTTAGAAGGAGCCGAAAAGGCAACCAGCTTTTCAACGGGCATGGGTGCAATAAGCGGACTGCTTTTTGGTCTCCTCACCAAGGGGCAAAGGGTGGTCAGTATCAGGGACACGTACGGAGGGACCAGTAAAATATTCATGGAGTTTTTCCCAAAGGCAGGCCTAGAAGCTGTGCTCTGCCCCACTACCGATTTTGAACGAATCGAAGAAGAAATAGAAAAGGGATGCGACCTACTCTACTTGGAAACACCCACAAATCCAACGATGAAAATCGTGGACATCAAGAGGCTATCAGAAAAAGCCAAGGCAAAAGGAGCTATAGTTGCTTGTGACAATACCTTTGCCACGCCCATAAACCAAAATCCTCTGTTACTAGGGACCGATTTGGTCGTACATAGTGCAACCAAATACCTTGGCGGACACGCAGATGCCTTAGGCGGATTGGTCTGTGGCAAAAAGGAGTTGATAGATAAAATTTTCCATTACAAAGAGATAACCGGAGCTACCCTTCACCCCATGTCGGCATATCTTATCTTAAGAGGCATGAAGACCCTGGAGCTGAGGGTAAAAAGGCAAAACGAAAACGCCATGGCTATAGCAAAATTCCTGGAAAAACACCCGAAGGTAGAAAAAGTTTTCTACCCAGGGCTTGAGTCCCACGAAGGATACGAAATAGCCAAACGTCAAATGAAAGGTTACGGCGGAATGCTGAGCTTTACCCTTATTGGCGATTCCTTTGAAACCGTAAAGAGGTTCTTGCCCAAATTGAAGTTGGCTCACAAAGCTGCAAACCTGGGAGCCGTAGAGACCATAGCCGGAGTCCCAGCTACGACAAGCCACGTAGAATGCACTGCTGAAGAAAGAAAATCCCTCGGCATACCTGAAACCCTCATACGCTACTCCGTTGGTATCGAAAACTCAGAAGATCTCATAGCAGACCTTGATTCAGCTCTCAAAGAGGTCTAA
- a CDS encoding transcriptional regulator, AsnC family (PFAM: AsnC family~COGs: COG1522 Transcriptional regulators~InterPro IPR000485: IPR019885: IPR019887: IPR019888~KEGG: sus:Acid_5211 AsnC family transcriptional regulator~PFAM: Transcription regulator AsnC-type-like~SMART: Transcription regulator AsnC-type~SPTR: Putative uncharacterized protein) — protein MGRKKNSSTSIIDDINKKIIKILHKDAKASLKEIGAEVGLSCSSVGERIKKLEQLGIIRGYSALIDEEMLGFPIIAIIAMQCHSPQKEKDLLQKLPSESAVRQFWNVTGDIDIYMEAAFPSMKELNEFLHKLYDFGKPSTSIAINKPCKTFSL, from the coding sequence ATGGGAAGGAAAAAGAACTCATCGACAAGCATCATAGATGACATAAACAAAAAGATCATCAAGATACTGCACAAGGACGCCAAAGCCTCCCTAAAAGAAATAGGAGCAGAAGTAGGTCTCTCTTGTTCCAGCGTCGGAGAAAGGATAAAGAAGCTGGAACAACTGGGGATAATAAGGGGATACTCTGCTTTGATCGATGAGGAGATGCTAGGATTTCCCATAATAGCCATTATCGCTATGCAGTGTCATTCCCCACAGAAGGAAAAAGACCTGCTTCAAAAGCTCCCCTCAGAAAGTGCTGTAAGGCAGTTCTGGAACGTGACCGGTGACATAGACATATACATGGAAGCCGCCTTCCCATCCATGAAGGAGCTCAACGAATTTCTCCATAAGCTGTACGATTTTGGCAAGCCTTCCACTTCTATAGCCATAAATAAACCCTGTAAAACATTTAGCCTGTAG
- a CDS encoding thiol peroxidase (atypical 2-Cys peroxiredoxin) (PFAM: Redoxin~COGs: COG2077 Peroxiredoxin~InterPro IPR018219: IPR013740: IPR017936~KEGG: aco:Amico_1823 redoxin domain protein~PFAM: Redoxin domain protein~SPTR: Redoxin domain protein), with protein MERKGVITMKGNPLTLVGNELKEGDKAPDFVVLNENMETRTLDSYKGKYKVISVTPSLDTPVCDLQLQWFNEDASSEPDDVVVLNISMDLPFAIKRFCAAKGIKNVEVLSDHREASFGQNWGVLIKELRLLARSIFIVDKNDVVRYVQIVKEQTNEPDYEDAIKALRDLVKE; from the coding sequence ATGGAGCGCAAAGGTGTCATAACCATGAAAGGGAATCCACTTACTTTGGTAGGGAATGAGTTGAAGGAAGGCGATAAGGCGCCTGATTTTGTGGTGTTAAATGAAAATATGGAAACAAGGACGCTGGATTCGTACAAAGGTAAATACAAGGTCATATCTGTAACGCCTTCGCTAGATACGCCTGTATGTGACTTACAACTTCAATGGTTCAACGAGGATGCCTCTTCGGAACCTGACGATGTGGTGGTCTTGAACATATCCATGGACCTTCCTTTTGCCATCAAAAGATTTTGTGCAGCAAAAGGTATAAAGAATGTAGAAGTCCTTTCGGATCACAGGGAAGCTTCCTTTGGCCAGAACTGGGGAGTGCTTATAAAGGAGCTCAGGCTTCTTGCTAGGTCCATCTTCATCGTAGACAAAAACGACGTGGTTAGGTATGTCCAAATCGTTAAGGAACAGACCAATGAACCTGACTATGAGGATGCCATAAAAGCTTTAAGAGATCTCGTAAAGGAGTAA
- a CDS encoding phosphoesterase PA-phosphatase related protein (PFAM: PAP2 superfamily~InterPro IPR000326~KEGG: aco:Amico_0463 phosphoesterase PA-phosphatase related protein~PFAM: phosphoesterase PA-phosphatase related~SMART: phosphoesterase PA-phosphatase related~SPTR: Phosphoesterase PA-phosphatase related protein;~manually curated), translating into MHKTITRDQNKFTQNIGLDRLLMGYVVSLDHYIAIKMMEIRDSWGMGLFSKITLLGNWQIILCGTILVALYLIIEKRKDLFFSFLVSMGGCSVSTAFVKELVKRQRPFGISDILGYSFPSGHTSHTACFYGFVFFLLLQKIRNPLFRAGIFIFWLGIVSLVGFSRLYLGVHYFSDVLAGALLGSVWLLIGIGTLTLFKAKSEPVHNAHRVLLTRDSGKVSSYFAFLFFAAWFVLYLFVSLSSSPAYAPGP; encoded by the coding sequence ATGCATAAGACCATTACCAGAGACCAAAACAAATTTACACAAAATATAGGACTTGACCGGTTGCTAATGGGATATGTAGTCTCCTTAGATCATTACATTGCTATAAAAATGATGGAAATTAGGGACAGTTGGGGCATGGGGCTGTTCAGCAAAATCACCCTGCTGGGAAATTGGCAGATTATTTTATGTGGAACCATATTGGTGGCTTTGTATCTTATTATTGAAAAAAGAAAGGATCTATTTTTTTCTTTCCTTGTCTCCATGGGGGGGTGTTCTGTCTCCACCGCTTTTGTTAAAGAATTAGTGAAAAGACAACGCCCCTTTGGGATCTCGGACATCTTAGGCTATTCCTTCCCGAGCGGTCACACATCTCATACGGCATGCTTCTACGGTTTTGTGTTTTTTTTATTATTGCAAAAAATAAGAAATCCGCTCTTTAGGGCGGGAATATTCATTTTTTGGTTGGGAATAGTTTCTTTGGTGGGTTTTAGCCGTTTATATTTGGGTGTTCACTATTTTAGCGACGTTTTGGCAGGGGCCCTTTTAGGGAGCGTTTGGCTCCTGATAGGAATAGGCACGTTGACGTTATTTAAAGCTAAAAGCGAACCTGTTCATAATGCCCATCGTGTTCTTTTGACCCGTGATTCTGGGAAAGTTAGTTCATATTTTGCTTTTTTGTTTTTTGCAGCCTGGTTTGTTTTATATTTGTTCGTTTCTCTCAGCTCTTCTCCTGCGTATGCCCCAGGTCCATAG
- a CDS encoding Nitrilase/cyanide hydratase and apolipoprotein N-acyltransferase (PFAM: Carbon-nitrogen hydrolase~COGs: COG0388 amidohydrolase~InterPro IPR001110: IPR003010~KEGG: pjd:Pjdr2_2471 nitrilase/cyanide hydratase and apolipoprotein N-acyltransferase~PFAM: Nitrilase/cyanide hydratase and apolipoprotein N-acyltransferase~SPTR: Nitrilase/cyanide hydratase and apolipoprotein N-acyltransferase) — MKISIIQMNIVKGNPDENFRTVESKIREAALSGPDVILLPEMWNTSYALEEILEIGDSNGKRTKDLISSLAKEFKVNIVAGSVAAIRCKKAYNRLMVFNREGEKIAEYDKIHLFGLMDEDKYITPGKKVCLFELDGIKCGAMICYDLRFPELARELTLKGSQVIFVPAQWPEPRIHHWKTLMTARAIENQVFMVAANRVGVEDQNAFVGGSMAVDPLGQVLAELTGDEGIVEAHIDFSVLEKAREAIPVLQDRRPDVYKL, encoded by the coding sequence ATGAAAATTTCAATCATACAGATGAATATCGTAAAAGGGAATCCTGACGAGAATTTCAGGACGGTTGAATCGAAGATAAGAGAGGCGGCTTTATCGGGACCTGATGTTATTTTGCTGCCGGAAATGTGGAACACTTCTTACGCATTGGAGGAGATTTTGGAGATAGGGGACTCCAATGGAAAAAGGACGAAAGATTTGATCTCCTCCCTTGCCAAGGAGTTTAAGGTTAACATAGTAGCTGGTTCTGTCGCGGCGATAAGGTGCAAGAAAGCCTACAACAGATTGATGGTGTTCAACAGGGAAGGAGAAAAAATAGCAGAGTACGATAAGATCCACCTGTTTGGCCTCATGGATGAGGATAAGTACATAACCCCAGGCAAAAAGGTCTGCCTTTTCGAATTGGATGGGATAAAATGCGGGGCCATGATTTGTTACGATCTGCGTTTTCCCGAACTGGCAAGGGAGTTGACGCTAAAAGGAAGCCAAGTCATTTTCGTTCCAGCCCAATGGCCCGAACCTAGAATTCACCACTGGAAAACCTTAATGACAGCCCGAGCCATAGAAAATCAAGTATTTATGGTTGCCGCTAACAGGGTAGGGGTGGAGGACCAGAACGCATTTGTGGGAGGATCAATGGCGGTGGACCCCTTAGGGCAGGTCCTTGCGGAACTAACTGGTGATGAGGGTATAGTTGAGGCTCATATAGACTTTAGTGTGCTTGAAAAGGCAAGAGAGGCCATACCAGTTTTACAGGACAGACGGCCGGATGTGTATAAACTGTGA
- a CDS encoding thioesterase superfamily protein (PFAM: Thioesterase superfamily~TIGRFAM: uncharacterized domain 1~InterPro IPR006683: IPR003736~KEGG: aco:Amico_0051 thioesterase superfamily protein~PFAM: thioesterase superfamily protein~SPTR: Thioesterase family protein) yields MPLEKMPGYDGCFVCDKRGKNPRSLGVSIYWDPENQEINIPFRPDETWCGFEGIVHGGILAALVDDAMSWALKKTTKSFGFTASLSVRYLRPVKAGDSYTAVGTVHHQEGKKVQTKARIIDEKGKVHVDAKALFVLQKE; encoded by the coding sequence ATGCCCTTGGAAAAAATGCCAGGCTACGACGGTTGCTTCGTATGCGACAAAAGGGGCAAAAACCCAAGGTCTCTTGGCGTAAGCATATATTGGGACCCCGAAAATCAAGAAATCAACATTCCTTTCCGACCTGATGAAACTTGGTGCGGTTTTGAAGGGATAGTGCACGGGGGAATCCTAGCCGCTTTGGTGGACGACGCTATGTCTTGGGCACTTAAAAAGACCACAAAATCCTTTGGTTTCACAGCTTCCTTATCAGTACGGTACCTTAGGCCAGTGAAGGCAGGAGATTCCTATACAGCCGTAGGGACAGTCCATCACCAAGAAGGGAAGAAAGTCCAAACCAAAGCCCGGATAATTGACGAGAAGGGAAAAGTACATGTAGACGCAAAGGCCCTTTTCGTGCTGCAAAAAGAATAA
- a CDS encoding hypothetical protein (PFAM: Protein of unknown function (DUF2703)~KEGG: tai:Taci_0553 hypothetical protein~SPTR: Putative uncharacterized protein) has protein sequence MNKIIIRHYSATAPRCQPVDQTIDTLQKVVSEMNPKLENIGFNLELELIRDDKCKVEDINKVTLSCQEMDFEETPLEEIIGVPVDMELCPCQEGSGECRALVVEGKAFQSLPPGLILDGILRVAFSALEQLGGGCGHSCDGCHGCGG, from the coding sequence ATGAACAAAATCATCATTAGGCACTACAGCGCGACTGCCCCAAGATGCCAGCCAGTTGACCAGACCATTGATACCCTTCAAAAAGTTGTTTCCGAGATGAATCCGAAACTCGAAAACATAGGATTCAACTTGGAGCTAGAGCTTATCAGGGATGATAAGTGCAAAGTGGAGGATATAAACAAGGTAACTCTATCATGCCAAGAAATGGACTTCGAAGAAACTCCCCTGGAGGAGATCATCGGAGTCCCCGTGGACATGGAGCTCTGCCCATGCCAAGAAGGCTCAGGAGAATGTAGAGCCCTAGTAGTAGAAGGCAAAGCATTCCAATCCTTGCCACCTGGGCTGATCCTAGATGGTATATTGAGAGTTGCCTTCTCTGCTCTGGAACAGCTAGGTGGAGGTTGCGGCCACAGCTGCGATGGCTGCCACGGATGTGGGGGATAA